From a single Xyrauchen texanus isolate HMW12.3.18 chromosome 26, RBS_HiC_50CHRs, whole genome shotgun sequence genomic region:
- the LOC127619980 gene encoding sodium-dependent lysophosphatidylcholine symporter 1-B-like — MARGEGAEQFSNASLLEKPSLDGVKSAAKREVKGQLSVCNKMCYAVGGAPYQITGCAIGFFLQIYLLDVALLDPFYASIILFVGRAWDAITDPTVGFLVSRSPWTRFGRMMPWIVLSTPFAVLCYFLIWYVPAFGQNNVVWYLIFYCAFQTLQTCFHVPYSSLTMVISSEQKERDSATAYRMTVEVLGTLIGTAVQGQIVGMANAPCIHTVEDLNSTNLQVAPEVNITETHTSLVHLRNAYMISSGVICSIYVLCALVLFLGVKEQKETCRIRSEPMSFFQGIRMVMGHGPYAKLVMGFLFTSMAFMLLEGNFAMFCCHTLGFRKDFQNILLVIMLSATLSIPFWQWFLTKFGKKTAVYIGTTSVVPFLVSVVLVPSSLIVTYIVSFAAGVSVAAAFLLPWSMLPDVVDDFKVLNPDSQGHEAIFYSFYVFFTKFASGVSLGVSTLSLDFAGYVTQGCTQPAKVDLTLKILVSAAPVVLIIIGLLIFISYPINEEKRQGNRKLLNEQRENEIDSETDSTKLNEV, encoded by the exons ATGGCAAGAGGAGAGGGCGCGGAGCAATTTTCCAATGCGAGTCTCCTGGAGAAACCCAGCCTAGATGGAGTCAAATCAGCAGCAAAG CGTGAGGTGAAGGGCCAGTTGTCGGTCTGCAATAAGATGTGTTATGCTGTTGGAGGAGCACCATATCAAATAACAGGATGTGCAATTGGCTTCTTCCTTCAGATCTACCTGCTGGACGTTGCTTTG ttGGATCCATTTTATGCCTCCATCATCCTATTTGTGGGTCGGGCATGGGATGCGATCACAGACCCCACAGTGGGCTTTTTGGTCAGCCGGAGCCCCTGGACCAGATTTGGACGAATGATGCCTTG GATTGTACTTTCTACCCCATTTGCTGTGCTGTGTTATTTCCTCATCTGGTATGTTCCTGcttttggccaaaacaatgtGGTCTGGTACTTGATCTTTTACTGTGCCTTCCAGACGTTACAAACA TGCTTCCATGTACCATACTCTTCACTTACCATGGTCATCAGCTCTGAACAGAAGGAGAGAGATTCAGCCACAGCTTACC GAATGACTGTTGAGGTTTTGGGCACTCTCATTGGCACTGCTGTTCAAGGTCAGATTGTGGGAATGGCTAATGCTCCCTGTATCCACACTGTGGAGGACCTCAACTCCACAAATCTACAGGTGGCTCCTGAGGTCAACATCACTGAGACTCATACTTCACTTGTGCATCTG AGAAATGCTTATATGATTTCATCTGGTGTCATCTGCTCCATTTATGTCCTCTGTGCCTTGGTCCTCTTCCTTGGTGTGAAGGAACAAAAAG AGACCTGCAGGATAAGGTCTGAGCCCATGTCGTTTTTCCAGGGCATTCGTATGGTAATGGGACATGGTCCATATGCCAAGCTGGTCATGGGCTTCCTCTTCACCTCTATGGCTTTCATG CTCCTGGAGGGAAACTTTGCAATGTTCTGCTGCCACACTCTGGGTTTCAGGAAAGACTTTCAAAACATCCTGCTCGTCATTATG CTCTCTGCTACACTCTCTATTCCATTCTGGCAATGGTTCCTCACAAAGTTTGGCAAGAAGACAGCAGTGTACATTGGAACAACA TCTGTGGTGCCTTTCTTGGTCTCAGTCGTCTTGGTGCCAAGCAGTCTTATTGTGACCTATATTGTGTCCTTTGCTGCTGGAGTCAGTGTTGCAGCCGCATTCCTCTTGCCCTG GTCCATGCTTCCTGACGTGGTGGATGATTTTAAAGTACTCAATCCTGATTCTCAAGGGCATGAAGCTATCTTTTACTCCTTCTATGTGTTCTTCACTAAGTTTGCATCTGGAGTCTCCTTGGGAGTCTCAACACTTAGCCTTGA TTTTGCTGGCTATGTGACGCAAGGTTGCACGCAACCAGCAAAGGTTGATTTAACTCTGAAGATCCTGGTGTCTGCGGCTCCAGTTGTCCTAATCATTATTGGGCTGCTAATATTCATCAGCTATCCCATAAATGAGGAAAAGAGACAAGGCAACCGCAAGCTACTAAATGAACAACG AGAAAACGAGATTGACTCAGAAACGGACTCAACTAAGCTCAATGAGGTTTAA